The following coding sequences lie in one Sulfuricurvum sp. genomic window:
- a CDS encoding ATP-binding protein, which yields MRLQTQFLLLFLILFAILTARLFQNATNQKENIDEIQKIRIHEFSQTFHEIIDLKVSKPKVFAYDYSYWDEIVDFTTSHDLEWARINLDEGLKTFESDYVYVYNSKGAMIYEQYDHKSYDSIARLIDPKTFNFDKPQIKNYFIVSHGTPIQIFIAPIQHSDDMHRTGKPFGYLVIGKAWTPSFVKDFQKITKQTVTLETLDRLRRNHFDVIYPLKGEDGKTVDALTVNLTTTASDTLHKMAQTNMLSIIVIGILGMGLSGWFVYRRIVIPLRQISKAMRSGNNHPIQSLLHKQDEFGQIAHLINRFFEQKSLLEAQLVRTNQAELEQRKLEAELRLSNQILEHKVEERTKELEAANHTLDERVKTEIARRHEQEQLLIQQARFVAMGEMIGNIAHQWRQPLNALSLLLQNIIFAYETNRLDDELMERVNSKGNLLINTMSTTIDDFRNFFQPNRNKEMFNIAAQLDKTLEILQGTLENNHIVLEKEVGADLTMSGFPNEFSQVIINITNNAKDALNERAVDEKIIRIQGYDTADEIIIRISDNGGGISKSIIDKIFDPYFTTKKEGKGTGIGLYMSKVIVESSMNGKLVASNDAHGAVFTLYFPKSIQGDTDASL from the coding sequence GTGAGACTTCAAACCCAATTTTTACTTCTGTTTCTCATTCTATTTGCGATTTTGACTGCCCGTTTGTTTCAAAATGCGACGAATCAAAAAGAAAACATTGATGAAATCCAAAAAATCCGAATACATGAGTTTTCACAAACCTTTCACGAAATCATCGATTTAAAGGTATCAAAACCAAAAGTTTTTGCCTATGACTACAGCTATTGGGATGAAATCGTTGATTTTACAACAAGTCATGATCTGGAATGGGCCCGTATCAATCTCGATGAAGGGCTAAAAACCTTTGAAAGCGACTATGTCTACGTATACAACAGCAAAGGAGCCATGATTTATGAACAATACGATCATAAAAGCTATGATTCCATTGCCCGTTTAATCGATCCGAAAACCTTTAATTTCGATAAACCGCAGATTAAAAACTATTTTATCGTATCACATGGAACACCGATACAAATCTTTATTGCCCCGATTCAGCACAGTGACGACATGCATCGCACCGGCAAGCCCTTCGGATATCTGGTAATCGGAAAAGCATGGACGCCTAGTTTCGTAAAAGATTTTCAAAAAATCACCAAACAAACCGTTACCCTCGAAACACTGGACCGACTCCGCCGTAATCACTTTGATGTCATCTATCCGCTCAAAGGGGAGGACGGAAAAACCGTAGACGCACTAACCGTCAATTTAACGACAACCGCCAGTGATACACTGCATAAGATGGCACAAACCAATATGCTTTCCATTATCGTCATCGGTATACTGGGAATGGGGCTTTCAGGATGGTTTGTCTACCGGCGTATTGTCATTCCGTTACGACAAATATCCAAAGCAATGCGAAGCGGGAATAACCATCCGATTCAATCCTTGCTGCACAAACAAGACGAATTCGGACAAATTGCCCACTTAATCAATAGATTCTTCGAACAAAAAAGTCTCTTGGAAGCCCAGTTAGTACGGACCAATCAGGCAGAACTTGAACAACGGAAACTGGAGGCGGAACTTCGCCTCAGCAACCAGATATTGGAACACAAAGTTGAAGAGCGGACCAAAGAGCTCGAAGCGGCAAATCATACGCTGGATGAGCGGGTTAAAACTGAAATCGCCCGTCGGCATGAGCAAGAACAGCTTTTAATCCAACAAGCGCGTTTTGTGGCAATGGGTGAAATGATCGGAAACATCGCCCACCAATGGCGGCAACCGCTCAATGCCCTCTCGTTGCTTCTGCAAAACATCATTTTCGCATATGAAACCAATCGGCTCGACGACGAACTCATGGAACGGGTTAACAGCAAAGGTAATCTACTGATCAACACAATGTCGACAACCATCGATGATTTTAGGAATTTTTTCCAACCGAATCGCAATAAAGAGATGTTCAATATCGCCGCACAATTGGATAAAACGTTGGAAATACTGCAAGGTACACTTGAAAACAATCACATTGTGTTGGAAAAAGAGGTTGGAGCTGATCTCACTATGTCCGGATTTCCGAATGAGTTTTCACAAGTCATCATCAACATCACTAACAATGCCAAAGATGCTTTAAATGAGCGTGCCGTTGATGAAAAAATCATCCGTATTCAAGGATACGACACTGCTGATGAGATCATCATCCGTATCAGTGATAACGGCGGAGGGATTTCTAAATCCATTATAGATAAAATTTTCGATCCCTATTTTACGACGAAAAAAGAGGGGAAAGGGACGGGGATAGGGCTTTATATGTCCAAAGTAATCGTTGAATCCAGTATGAACGGGAAACTTGTCGCATCCAACGATGCTCATGGAGCGGTATTTACCCTTTACTTCCCGAAATCAATCCAAGGGGATACCGATGCTTCCCTCTAA